Proteins from a single region of Kogia breviceps isolate mKogBre1 chromosome 5, mKogBre1 haplotype 1, whole genome shotgun sequence:
- the CRYGS gene encoding gamma-crystallin S, with amino-acid sequence MSKAGTKITFFEDKNFQGRHYDSDCDCADFHMYLSRCNSIRVEGGTWAVYERPNFAGYMYILPRGEYSEYQHWMGLNDRLSSCRAVHLSSGGQYKIQIFEKGDFNGQMYETTEDCPSIMEQFHIREVHSCKVLEGAWIFYELPNYRGRQYLLDKKEYRKPIDWGAASPAVQSFRRIVE; translated from the exons ATGTCTAAAGCTGGAACCAAG ATTACTTTCTTTGAAGACAAAAACTTTCAAGGCCGCCACTATGACAGTGATTGCGACTGTGCGGATTTCCACATGTACTTGAGTCGCTGCAACTCCATTAGAGTGGAAGGAGGCACCTGGGCTGTGTATGAAAGGCCCAACTTTGCTGGGTACATGTACATCCTACCCCGGGGCGAGTACTCTGAGTACCAGCACTGGATGGGCCTCAATGACCGCCTCAGCTCCTGCAGGGCTGTTCACCTG tcTAGTGGAGGCCAGTATAAGATTCAGATCTTTGAGAAAGGGGATTTTAATGGTCAGATGTATGAAACCACTGAAGATTGCCCTTCCATCATGGAGCAGTTTCACATCCGAGAGGTCCACTCCTGTAAGGTGCTGGAGGGTGCGTGGATCTTCTACGAGCTGCCCAACTACCGTGGCAGGCAGTACCTCCTGGACAAGAAGGAGTACCGGAAGCCCATCGACTGGGGTGCAGCTTCCCCAGCTGTCCAGTCTTTCCGCCGCATTGTGGAGTGA